From one Pyxidicoccus xibeiensis genomic stretch:
- a CDS encoding type II secretion system protein GspG, which translates to MNPNKQKQLRRRRNRGMTLIEIMVVITILGLIAAAVGVAVIPQLEAARRDTAALDIKNIQTALKLHYTKKGKFPDTATGLSALVEGHTLDQLPKDPWNNDYVYLNEGGKPVILSYGADGTAGGEGNDADLSSADTRNSNG; encoded by the coding sequence ATGAATCCCAACAAGCAGAAGCAGCTTCGTCGTCGTCGCAACCGCGGAATGACGCTCATCGAAATCATGGTGGTCATCACCATTCTCGGCCTCATCGCAGCGGCCGTGGGCGTCGCCGTGATTCCCCAGCTGGAGGCGGCCCGGAGGGACACCGCCGCGCTGGACATCAAGAACATCCAGACGGCGCTCAAGCTCCACTACACGAAGAAGGGCAAGTTCCCGGACACGGCGACCGGCCTGTCAGCGCTGGTGGAGGGGCACACGCTGGATCAGCTGCCCAAGGACCCGTGGAACAATGACTACGTGTACCTCAACGAGGGCGGCAAGCCTGTCATCCTGTCCTACGGCGCGGACGGCACCGCCGGGGGCGAGGGCAACGATGCGGACCTCTCCTCGGCGGACACGCGCAACTCGAACGGCTGA
- a CDS encoding methyl-accepting chemotaxis protein produces MRFLDGLKLRARLTLAVSLLILCALLPLNLFQRFSTTENIHEQIHATLEVEAEGLRDLVESALAEREANARSWSEDAILRGALLFDTFEKSDAVLATLQKRHPSFSGLVLFTEDGRAVSASAPLLREAFVARQPEVVASGWFRAALEGRLDTGAVTQVDPVFGQRVLPFAVPVLSPISGARIGVLLAAYDWGQVSSVVSTALERSHARGQKSFALEVRSADGTSLYDSRDAATPRAADAVSAQAVNNETRHDVGDGWLFVATVDPEEAYAPIQRAETVAVLLTVGSLLLAGLGAWLLAHGMTRPISTLSEVVGRIVREGDLTQRVAVPSRRDEVGELAQAFSRMMNHLRESTASLQQGTKVLGQTVAELTSAASQQERNLSRQAAALQETQVTAQEIKQTSMMAADRSQAVLGASARAREVGSAGEATVSASLQGFEQLREQVGRMATSISALADRTQQIDGITQTVKDLADQSNMLALNAAIESVRSGEHGKGFGVVAREIRSLADQSITSTGRVREILEDIRRAIQATVGISEEGQRRTEVGLGQVRASGDSLRELAGIIQDNANAAQQIAAAVTQQNAGVAQIFTAVTDLSKMMEETMQGLKGTQQTTELLRDVAQRMEVVAGTYRV; encoded by the coding sequence ATGCGATTCCTGGACGGCCTGAAGCTGCGCGCCCGCCTCACGCTGGCGGTGTCCCTGCTCATCCTCTGCGCCCTGCTGCCGCTCAACCTCTTCCAGCGGTTCTCCACGACGGAGAACATCCACGAGCAGATCCACGCCACGCTGGAGGTGGAGGCGGAGGGGCTGAGGGACCTGGTGGAGAGCGCGCTCGCCGAGCGCGAGGCCAATGCCCGCAGCTGGTCCGAGGACGCCATCCTCCGGGGCGCGCTGCTGTTCGACACCTTCGAGAAGAGCGACGCGGTGCTCGCGACGCTCCAGAAGCGCCACCCCTCGTTCAGCGGGCTGGTGCTCTTCACCGAGGACGGCCGGGCCGTCTCCGCCAGTGCGCCCTTGCTGCGCGAGGCCTTCGTCGCCCGCCAGCCGGAGGTCGTCGCCTCGGGCTGGTTCCGCGCCGCGCTGGAGGGCCGGCTGGACACGGGGGCCGTCACCCAGGTGGACCCGGTCTTCGGCCAGCGCGTGCTGCCATTCGCCGTGCCCGTCCTCAGCCCCATCAGCGGCGCGCGCATCGGCGTCCTGCTGGCGGCGTATGACTGGGGGCAGGTGAGCAGCGTGGTGTCCACGGCGCTGGAGCGCTCGCATGCGCGGGGCCAGAAGAGCTTCGCGCTGGAGGTGAGGTCGGCGGACGGTACCTCGCTGTACGACTCGCGGGACGCGGCCACGCCGCGCGCCGCGGATGCCGTCAGCGCGCAGGCAGTCAACAACGAGACGCGGCACGACGTGGGGGACGGCTGGCTGTTCGTGGCCACGGTGGACCCCGAGGAGGCCTACGCGCCGATTCAGCGCGCCGAGACGGTGGCGGTGCTCCTCACGGTGGGCTCGTTGCTGCTGGCCGGCCTGGGCGCCTGGCTGCTGGCACACGGCATGACGCGGCCCATCTCCACGCTGAGCGAGGTGGTGGGGCGCATCGTCCGCGAGGGCGACCTCACCCAGCGCGTGGCGGTGCCGTCACGCCGTGACGAGGTGGGCGAGCTGGCGCAGGCCTTCTCGCGGATGATGAACCACCTGCGCGAGTCCACCGCCAGCCTCCAGCAGGGGACGAAGGTGCTGGGGCAGACGGTGGCCGAGCTCACCAGCGCGGCGTCCCAGCAGGAGCGCAACCTGTCACGCCAGGCCGCGGCGCTGCAGGAGACGCAGGTGACGGCGCAGGAAATCAAGCAGACGTCGATGATGGCGGCGGACCGCTCGCAGGCGGTGCTCGGCGCGTCCGCGCGGGCCCGCGAGGTGGGCTCCGCGGGTGAGGCCACCGTCAGCGCCAGCCTCCAGGGCTTCGAGCAGCTGCGCGAGCAGGTGGGGCGCATGGCCACCAGCATCTCCGCGCTGGCGGACCGCACGCAGCAGATCGACGGCATCACCCAGACGGTGAAGGACCTGGCGGACCAGTCCAACATGCTGGCGCTCAACGCGGCCATTGAGTCCGTGCGCTCGGGTGAGCACGGCAAGGGCTTTGGCGTGGTGGCGCGCGAGATTCGCAGCCTCGCGGACCAGTCCATCACCTCGACGGGGCGGGTGCGCGAAATCCTCGAGGACATCCGCCGGGCCATCCAGGCCACGGTGGGCATCTCCGAGGAGGGGCAGCGGCGCACCGAGGTGGGCCTGGGCCAGGTGCGCGCCAGCGGTGACAGCCTGCGCGAGCTGGCGGGCATCATCCAGGACAACGCAAACGCGGCGCAGCAGATTGCCGCGGCGGTCACGCAGCAGAACGCCGGCGTCGCGCAGATCTTCACCGCGGTGACGGACCTGTCCAAGATGATGGAAGAGACGATGCAGGGCCTGAAGGGCACCCAGCAGACCACCGAGCTGTTGCGCGACGTGGCGCAGCGCATGGAAGTGGTGGCGGGCACCTACCGCGTCTGA
- a CDS encoding PDC sensor domain-containing protein, whose translation MSWFTLAVSLLAQLPADGAAQLQKVDGVLPALRRMAVDPEVIQAVRAQNARRVSLATIRGQDDAWRASPVLTPFKQQVLATACSRVLHRHREQLGGVVAEAFAMDDQGALVGATRRTSDYWQGDEAKFQVPFGKGQTLREKPFFDESSQAYVIQVSLPVRDGGRTIGALTVGLSLLDL comes from the coding sequence ATGTCGTGGTTCACCCTGGCGGTCTCGTTGCTGGCCCAGCTCCCCGCGGATGGCGCTGCCCAGCTGCAGAAGGTGGACGGCGTGCTGCCGGCGCTGCGGCGGATGGCGGTAGACCCCGAGGTCATCCAGGCGGTGCGGGCCCAGAACGCGCGCCGCGTTTCGCTGGCCACCATCCGCGGGCAGGATGACGCCTGGCGCGCCTCCCCGGTGCTCACGCCCTTCAAGCAGCAGGTGCTCGCCACCGCGTGCTCGCGCGTCCTGCACCGTCACCGTGAGCAGCTGGGCGGGGTGGTGGCCGAGGCCTTCGCCATGGACGACCAGGGCGCCCTGGTGGGCGCCACGCGGCGCACGTCCGACTACTGGCAGGGGGACGAGGCCAAGTTCCAGGTGCCGTTCGGCAAGGGCCAGACGCTGCGCGAGAAGCCCTTCTTCGACGAATCCTCCCAGGCCTACGTCATCCAGGTCTCCCTGCCCGTGCGCGACGGCGGAAGGACCATTGGCGCCCTCACCGTCGGCCTCTCCCTCCTCGACCTGTGA
- a CDS encoding MFS transporter, with amino-acid sequence MTATSVPIELQRAARLAIVVAALGYFVDIYDMVIFSVVRAQSLESIGVPAAERMGVGVRLLNMQMMGMLVGGILWGVLGDRRGRLSVLFGSIFLYSAANFANGFVQTVEQYAVLRVLAGIGLAGELGAGITLVSELMSREGRGYGTTLVATNGVMGAIAAALIGSRLDWRTAYMVGGGMGFALLCLRLSVHEPRLFTAMKEQAVSRGNFLRLLKPGPSARRYVSVVLVGVPIWFVIGVLITFAPEFGRAFGMTEVPSVATAVLVGNVGTVLGDLASGLFSQLARSRKKSVALFLLIGAGGTAALFTVGSQSLWAFYACCAVLGFSAGYMAVLVTIAAEQFGTNLRATAATTVPNFIRGSTVLLTSGLQLATPWLGLRGAALCVGGLALLVAFAALRGVDETFGRDLDFVEP; translated from the coding sequence ATGACCGCCACTTCCGTCCCCATCGAGCTCCAGCGGGCTGCTCGGCTGGCCATCGTCGTCGCCGCGCTCGGCTACTTCGTCGACATCTACGACATGGTCATCTTCAGCGTGGTCCGGGCGCAGAGCCTGGAGTCCATCGGCGTTCCCGCGGCCGAGCGGATGGGTGTGGGCGTCCGGCTGCTGAACATGCAGATGATGGGGATGCTGGTGGGCGGCATCCTCTGGGGCGTGCTGGGTGACAGGCGCGGGCGGCTGTCGGTGCTGTTCGGCTCCATCTTCCTGTACTCGGCGGCGAACTTCGCCAACGGCTTCGTGCAGACGGTGGAGCAGTACGCGGTGCTGCGCGTGCTGGCGGGCATCGGCCTCGCGGGCGAGCTGGGCGCCGGCATCACCCTGGTGAGCGAGCTGATGTCCCGGGAGGGCCGGGGCTACGGGACGACGCTGGTGGCCACCAACGGGGTGATGGGGGCGATTGCGGCCGCGCTGATTGGGAGCCGGCTGGACTGGCGCACGGCGTACATGGTCGGCGGCGGCATGGGGTTCGCGCTGCTGTGCCTGCGGCTGAGCGTGCATGAGCCGCGCTTGTTCACCGCGATGAAGGAGCAGGCGGTGTCGCGGGGGAACTTCCTGCGGCTCTTGAAGCCGGGGCCGTCCGCGCGGCGGTACGTGTCGGTGGTGCTGGTGGGCGTGCCCATCTGGTTCGTGATTGGCGTGCTCATCACCTTCGCGCCGGAGTTCGGCCGGGCCTTCGGGATGACGGAGGTGCCGTCGGTGGCGACCGCGGTGCTGGTGGGCAACGTGGGGACGGTGCTGGGAGATCTGGCCAGCGGCCTGTTCAGCCAGCTGGCGCGCAGCCGCAAGAAGAGCGTGGCGCTGTTCCTGCTGATTGGCGCGGGCGGCACGGCGGCGCTGTTCACCGTGGGCAGCCAGTCGCTGTGGGCGTTCTATGCGTGCTGCGCGGTGCTGGGGTTCTCTGCTGGGTACATGGCGGTGCTGGTGACCATCGCCGCGGAGCAGTTCGGCACCAACCTGCGCGCCACCGCGGCGACGACGGTGCCCAACTTCATCCGGGGCTCCACGGTGCTGCTGACGTCGGGGCTCCAGCTCGCCACGCCGTGGCTCGGGCTGCGGGGCGCGGCCCTGTGCGTGGGTGGGCTCGCGCTGCTGGTGGCCTTCGCGGCGCTGCGGGGGGTGGACGAGACGTTCGGCCGCGACCTGGACTTCGTGGAGCCGTGA
- a CDS encoding type 1 glutamine amidotransferase produces the protein MRAVVFQHEEHEGAGLLGPVLQEAGFTLVNRFRTVKREDVDADLVVVMGGPMGVYEAEQHPFLHDELALLTERLAYERPCLGICLGAQLLASAAGAEVFVGKNGFEVGVAPVRWTQDGLKDPVIAGVRPKTVVAHWHGDTWKPVPDAALLASTDRYSQQAFRLGKSYGFQFHLELTATEMGRWLDLGAEDLQQRGKDLQELKSQLPKLKAAEAENIELLHRLARHFAEAAGR, from the coding sequence ATGCGCGCGGTGGTGTTCCAGCACGAGGAGCACGAGGGGGCGGGCCTGCTGGGCCCGGTGCTGCAGGAGGCGGGCTTCACCCTCGTCAACCGGTTCCGGACCGTGAAGCGCGAGGACGTGGACGCGGACCTCGTCGTCGTCATGGGCGGCCCCATGGGCGTCTACGAAGCCGAGCAGCACCCCTTCCTCCACGACGAGCTCGCCCTCCTCACCGAGCGCCTCGCCTACGAGCGCCCCTGCCTGGGCATCTGCCTGGGCGCCCAGCTCCTCGCCTCCGCCGCAGGCGCCGAGGTCTTCGTCGGAAAGAACGGCTTCGAAGTCGGCGTCGCCCCCGTCCGCTGGACGCAGGACGGCCTCAAGGACCCCGTGATTGCCGGCGTCCGCCCCAAGACGGTGGTGGCCCACTGGCACGGCGACACCTGGAAGCCCGTGCCCGACGCCGCGCTGCTGGCCTCCACGGACCGGTACTCGCAGCAGGCCTTCCGGCTGGGGAAGTCCTACGGCTTCCAGTTCCACCTCGAGCTCACCGCCACGGAAATGGGCCGCTGGCTGGACCTGGGCGCCGAGGACCTCCAGCAGCGCGGCAAGGACCTCCAGGAGCTCAAGTCCCAGCTCCCCAAGCTCAAGGCCGCCGAGGCGGAGAACATCGAATTGCTCCACCGCCTCGCCCGCCACTTCGCCGAAGCCGCGGGCCGCTGA
- a CDS encoding Bor family protein, giving the protein MTATDVLLSLVTLLIYTPHTLRVTCEQPASAEAR; this is encoded by the coding sequence GTGACCGCCACCGACGTGCTCCTGTCCCTCGTCACCCTCCTCATCTACACGCCGCACACCCTCCGGGTGACGTGTGAGCAGCCCGCGTCCGCCGAGGCCCGCTGA
- a CDS encoding carboxypeptidase-like regulatory domain-containing protein codes for MALAKLTPRARVLRRLAPGLAYKWRRAVGSRDWELLQAPVGPAIRPQFALLLLLATACDPVWDAHGRVVDCTTSRPVTGAKVVLVVADGGAERRAESTSDERGAYWVQLIAEHRRPATMSFSKPGYEERVQRLQGERSLRDQPEQVCLTPLPPSR; via the coding sequence ATGGCCCTAGCAAAGCTAACGCCTCGCGCTCGCGTTCTGCGCCGCCTCGCACCAGGTCTTGCTTACAAATGGCGGCGCGCAGTTGGTTCCCGTGATTGGGAACTTCTTCAGGCTCCAGTTGGCCCGGCCATTCGTCCCCAGTTCGCGCTTTTGCTGCTCCTCGCAACAGCCTGCGACCCTGTTTGGGATGCCCATGGCCGAGTGGTGGACTGCACCACCTCCCGACCGGTCACGGGGGCAAAGGTGGTTCTCGTCGTTGCGGATGGAGGCGCCGAGCGCCGGGCAGAGAGCACCAGTGATGAACGGGGCGCGTATTGGGTGCAACTCATCGCTGAGCACCGCCGACCTGCAACGATGAGTTTCTCAAAGCCGGGGTACGAGGAGCGAGTCCAGCGACTGCAGGGGGAACGAAGCCTTCGCGACCAGCCGGAGCAGGTTTGCCTGACACCTCTTCCGCCCAGTCGATAG